Proteins found in one Thermus caldifontis genomic segment:
- a CDS encoding YbjN domain-containing protein, whose product MIKGLTPGEVKGLLKEMGVEYRPAGKDLFRLELNSMGPVWLELDVCEGGRCNLLILSAGFSRKVTLERINQWNRDYRQSRAYLDRDGNPWVEWELDLTEGVTRDAVKRFLRLFLEAVLPLFMEHIASRP is encoded by the coding sequence GTGATCAAGGGGCTGACGCCGGGCGAGGTAAAGGGGTTGCTCAAGGAAATGGGGGTGGAATATAGACCTGCGGGAAAGGATCTTTTCCGCCTCGAGCTGAACAGCATGGGACCCGTTTGGCTGGAACTGGATGTATGTGAGGGGGGGCGGTGTAACCTGCTCATCCTTTCCGCCGGGTTCAGCCGCAAGGTGACCCTGGAGCGCATCAACCAGTGGAACCGGGACTACCGCCAAAGCCGGGCCTATTTGGACAGGGATGGAAATCCTTGGGTGGAGTGGGAGCTGGACCTCACGGAGGGCGTAACCCGGGATGCCGTCAAGCGGTTTCTCCGCCTGTTTCTCGAGGCGGTGTTGCCCCTTTTCATGGAGCATATTGCATCTAGGCCCTAG
- a CDS encoding M3 family oligoendopeptidase yields the protein MEWDLSDLYAGPEDPALEADLAEAFRLASDLNPEGLLDSQGAESLFRRYEMALEKAYKPLNYASLYFATRTQDPSAKALLDRVRNRYTEVRNRLLPLEVALRRLSEEAFQALLNHPGLADLRHFLQRQRAYAPHTLSEREEELLNLKGLVGRSAWSQFYTEYTGRFRFRVGERELTEMEVRALRRDPDPGVRREAHRELYGKLLAEAPTLSAVFNAVYLDYIQDLRLRNFAHPLEPVALRDEVGVKDIEALLEATQAHYPLVEAYYRWKARRLGQEKVPSPDLLAPLGEKPKIPFAEAKDLVLTAFRRFSPEVAGIAQEFFAKRWIDVYPRPGKRGGAFCSGGLPSTHPYVLLNHTDDLDAAHTLAHELGHGVHFYLARKQRLLNFGASTPLAETASVFAEILLDDLLLERLSGEERTLLLAERVEDAINTLFRQVMYTLFERRSLEARQEAALSPEAFHGIWQEEQARLYGDAVAWTELDQAAWAGIPHFVHYRFYTYSYALGYLVVLALYGKYQEEGRAFVPKYLGILEAGEGQSPQEILAKAGVDLASEAFFRYGFGVLESWLKALP from the coding sequence ATGGAGTGGGACCTCTCCGACCTCTATGCGGGCCCTGAGGACCCGGCCCTCGAGGCCGACCTCGCCGAAGCCTTTCGCCTCGCTTCGGACCTCAACCCGGAAGGCCTCCTGGACTCACAAGGGGCGGAAAGCCTCTTCCGCCGCTACGAAATGGCCCTGGAAAAGGCCTACAAGCCCTTGAACTACGCCTCCCTCTACTTCGCCACCCGCACCCAGGACCCTTCCGCCAAGGCCCTTTTGGACCGGGTCAGGAACCGCTACACCGAGGTGCGAAACCGCCTTCTGCCCCTGGAGGTGGCCCTGCGCCGGCTTTCCGAGGAGGCCTTCCAGGCCCTCCTGAACCACCCTGGCCTTGCCGACCTTCGCCACTTCCTGCAAAGGCAACGGGCCTACGCCCCCCATACCCTCTCCGAGCGGGAGGAGGAGCTTTTGAACCTTAAGGGCCTGGTGGGTAGGAGCGCCTGGAGCCAGTTCTACACGGAGTACACGGGCCGCTTCCGCTTCCGGGTGGGGGAAAGGGAGCTTACCGAGATGGAGGTACGGGCCCTCAGGCGGGACCCCGACCCCGGGGTACGGCGGGAGGCCCACCGGGAACTTTACGGGAAACTCCTGGCCGAGGCCCCCACCCTAAGCGCCGTCTTCAATGCGGTCTACCTGGACTATATCCAGGACCTTCGCCTCAGGAACTTTGCCCATCCCCTCGAGCCCGTGGCCCTCCGGGACGAGGTGGGGGTGAAGGATATAGAGGCCCTCCTCGAGGCCACCCAGGCCCACTACCCCCTGGTGGAGGCCTACTACCGCTGGAAGGCTCGGCGTCTGGGGCAGGAGAAGGTGCCAAGCCCTGACCTCCTGGCCCCCTTGGGCGAAAAGCCCAAGATCCCCTTTGCGGAGGCCAAGGACCTGGTCCTCACCGCCTTCCGCCGCTTCTCCCCCGAGGTGGCCGGCATTGCCCAGGAGTTTTTTGCCAAGCGCTGGATTGACGTCTACCCTAGGCCCGGAAAGCGGGGTGGGGCCTTCTGCTCCGGGGGGCTTCCCTCCACCCACCCCTATGTCCTCCTCAACCACACCGACGACCTGGACGCCGCCCACACCCTGGCCCATGAGCTGGGGCATGGAGTCCACTTCTACCTGGCGAGGAAGCAGCGCCTTCTCAACTTCGGGGCCTCCACCCCCTTGGCGGAAACCGCCAGCGTCTTTGCGGAAATCCTCCTGGACGACCTCCTGTTGGAGAGGCTTTCCGGGGAGGAGCGCACCTTGCTCCTGGCGGAAAGGGTGGAAGATGCCATCAACACCCTCTTCCGTCAGGTGATGTACACCCTCTTTGAGCGGCGGAGCCTCGAGGCCCGCCAGGAAGCGGCCCTTTCCCCTGAGGCCTTCCACGGGATCTGGCAGGAGGAGCAGGCAAGGCTCTACGGGGATGCCGTGGCCTGGACAGAGCTGGACCAAGCCGCCTGGGCGGGTATCCCCCACTTCGTCCACTACCGCTTCTACACCTACAGCTACGCCCTGGGGTACCTGGTGGTGCTGGCCCTCTACGGCAAATATCAGGAGGAGGGAAGGGCCTTCGTGCCCAAGTACCTGGGGATCCTCGAGGCGGGGGAAGGCCAAAGCCCCCAGGAAATCCTGGCCAAAGCCGGCGTGGACCTGGCCTCCGAGGCCTTCTTCCGCTATGGCTTCGGGGTGTTGGAGTCTTGGCTCAAGGCCCTTCCCTAA
- the truD gene encoding tRNA pseudouridine(13) synthase TruD — protein MDLVFRPGRYPYLTQDLPGVGGSIRLLPQDFQVEEVPAYLPSGEGEHLYFLLEKEGLTTRQVVEFLRDEVGVPEKEIGVAGLKDKHARTRQWFSIPRKYEDVLCLLENLRGTRLLQASLHTNKLRTGHLKGNRFRILIRKAQDGEKARAILEVLKAKGIPNYYGPQRFGLGGQNPVKGYALVKGGKGRGNPWLKRFLVGSLQSLLFNDWVALRMERGLYDRVIPGDWAKKHATGGEFLVEREEEAERALRLEISATGPLFGKKYPEAQGAARALEDEILARYGLMREEFRARRGARRPIRIPLMEWTLEETPEGLWLSFFLPKGSYATSLLREVMKAEVDAPEEEETLGEG, from the coding sequence ATGGACCTGGTCTTTCGCCCCGGGCGCTACCCCTACCTCACCCAGGACCTTCCCGGTGTGGGAGGGAGCATCCGCCTTCTTCCCCAGGACTTCCAGGTGGAGGAGGTGCCCGCCTACCTGCCCAGCGGGGAAGGGGAACACCTCTACTTCCTCCTGGAGAAGGAAGGCCTCACCACCCGCCAGGTGGTGGAGTTTTTGCGGGACGAGGTGGGGGTTCCGGAAAAGGAGATCGGGGTGGCGGGGCTCAAGGACAAGCACGCCAGGACCCGGCAGTGGTTCTCCATCCCCCGCAAGTACGAAGACGTCCTCTGTCTGCTGGAAAACCTTAGGGGTACCCGGCTTTTGCAAGCCAGCCTGCACACCAACAAGCTCCGCACGGGCCACCTTAAGGGAAACCGCTTCCGCATCCTCATTCGCAAAGCCCAGGATGGGGAGAAGGCCCGGGCCATCCTGGAGGTCCTAAAGGCCAAGGGCATCCCCAACTACTACGGCCCCCAGCGCTTTGGCCTTGGGGGGCAGAATCCCGTCAAGGGTTATGCCCTGGTGAAAGGGGGCAAGGGGAGGGGGAATCCCTGGCTTAAGCGCTTCCTGGTTGGAAGCCTCCAGAGCCTCCTCTTCAACGACTGGGTGGCCCTAAGGATGGAAAGGGGGCTCTACGACCGGGTGATCCCCGGGGACTGGGCCAAAAAGCACGCCACGGGAGGGGAGTTTCTGGTGGAGCGGGAAGAGGAGGCGGAACGGGCCTTGAGGCTGGAGATCAGCGCCACCGGGCCCCTCTTTGGCAAGAAGTACCCGGAGGCCCAGGGCGCGGCCAGGGCCCTGGAGGACGAAATCCTGGCCCGCTATGGGCTTATGCGGGAGGAGTTTCGCGCCCGCCGGGGGGCAAGGAGGCCCATCCGTATCCCCCTCATGGAGTGGACCCTGGAGGAAACCCCAGAAGGCCTATGGCTCAGCTTCTTTCTGCCCAAGGGGAGCTACGCCACCAGCCTCCTCAGGGAGGTGATGAAGGCGGAGGTGGACGCCCCGGAGGAGGAAGAAACCCTGGGGGAGGGCTAA
- a CDS encoding alpha/beta fold hydrolase translates to MRRSGYLHLYGLNLVFDRVGRGPAVVLLAEEAGAWPEPLPEGFTFYLLDLPGHGRTGGPRMAPEELAEYVAGFLVMLNLGSPPILVRGVGEAVGAVLRERGYRVFPGDFLGETLHQALNMG, encoded by the coding sequence ATGAGGCGGAGTGGGTACCTTCACCTCTACGGCCTAAACCTGGTCTTTGACCGGGTGGGGAGGGGACCGGCGGTGGTCCTTCTGGCGGAGGAGGCGGGCGCTTGGCCCGAGCCTCTTCCCGAAGGCTTCACCTTTTACCTCCTGGACCTTCCCGGCCACGGCCGCACGGGAGGGCCCAGGATGGCCCCGGAGGAGCTGGCCGAGTACGTGGCGGGCTTTTTGGTCATGCTGAACCTGGGCTCACCCCCCATCCTGGTCCGGGGGGTGGGGGAGGCGGTGGGGGCTGTGCTTAGGGAGAGGGGGTATCGGGTGTTCCCTGGAGATTTCCTAGGGGAGACCTTGCACCAAGCCTTGAATATGGGGTAA
- a CDS encoding alpha/beta fold hydrolase: MGEIRLFPGLLAPPAGLDFFLDLPSEEGLHLIAFGEGALAALKVAFQEGAKSLVLLSPILRRDALLSAKLAALRLGLEALGLEGFARVGRALFFGPRSVGSEEIVRLWKEGLSEEGVRAWLALLEGLSDERRWLRGTEARVLVVQGAWDAFTPPFYGKEVADFARGEALRFTLEEAGHLVPWEAWEEVLDLVGDFLLGEAFRPLPGGLAL, from the coding sequence GTGGGTGAGATCCGCCTTTTCCCCGGCCTCCTGGCACCCCCTGCAGGCCTGGACTTCTTCCTGGACCTCCCTTCCGAGGAGGGGCTTCACCTCATCGCCTTTGGGGAAGGGGCCCTTGCCGCCTTGAAGGTGGCCTTTCAGGAGGGGGCGAAAAGCCTGGTGCTCCTTTCCCCCATCCTGAGGCGGGATGCCCTGCTCTCCGCCAAGTTGGCGGCCTTAAGGCTGGGCCTAGAGGCGTTAGGGCTGGAGGGATTCGCCCGGGTGGGCCGGGCCCTTTTCTTCGGCCCCCGGAGCGTGGGTAGCGAGGAGATCGTGCGCCTCTGGAAGGAGGGGTTGTCCGAGGAGGGGGTGAGGGCTTGGCTGGCCTTGCTGGAGGGGCTTTCCGACGAGCGCCGTTGGCTTAGGGGCACGGAGGCCCGGGTCCTGGTGGTCCAGGGAGCCTGGGATGCCTTTACCCCTCCTTTCTACGGCAAGGAGGTGGCGGATTTCGCCAGGGGGGAGGCCTTGCGCTTCACCCTGGAGGAGGCCGGCCACCTGGTGCCTTGGGAGGCCTGGGAAGAGGTTTTGGACCTGGTGGGGGATTTCCTCCTGGGGGAGGCCTTCCGCCCCTTGCCCGGAGGCCTTGCCCTATGA
- a CDS encoding PaaI family thioesterase: protein MEGKTIPQRETLDTTLGVRYLKLEKDEVVAELAVTPKVHQPFGFLHGGATVALAESVASVGGFLNCPPGHAAFGLEINCNHIRRKSQGTIRAVGRPLHLGRTTQVWEVKVYDEEDKLVAASRCTLAVVPLEPGA from the coding sequence ATGGAGGGAAAAACCATTCCCCAGCGGGAGACCCTGGATACCACCCTGGGCGTGCGTTACCTGAAGCTGGAAAAGGACGAGGTGGTGGCCGAGCTGGCGGTAACCCCCAAGGTGCACCAGCCCTTTGGCTTCCTCCACGGGGGAGCCACGGTGGCCCTGGCGGAAAGCGTGGCCAGCGTGGGGGGGTTCCTCAACTGCCCACCGGGGCATGCCGCCTTCGGCCTGGAGATCAACTGCAACCACATCCGCAGGAAAAGCCAGGGCACCATCCGGGCCGTGGGTAGACCCCTCCACCTGGGCCGCACCACCCAGGTGTGGGAGGTGAAGGTTTACGACGAGGAGGACAAGCTGGTGGCGGCAAGCCGGTGCACCCTGGCGGTGGTGCCCCTAGAACCAGGTGCGTAG
- a CDS encoding dipeptidase, protein MEPVMVDAHLDLAYNARALGRDLSLPLDRLREGDPHPDTPLVSLPSLREARVAVAFATLFVDPREGGQADWQDEVYAQLALYETWEAQGWVRILREGKDLEAHLARYPQDLVPGLVLLLEGAHALASPKELAPLRQKGLRLLSLTWTTRNAYAGGNAEEAPLTEAGKTLLREMEALGMALDLSHLAEEAAFQALEAFSGPVCATHANARALVPSPRHLSDRLMEALRERDGVLGLVPFNAFLDLNWRRGDPRLPLEAFSRHKAHAEAILGPQGVGLGTDWDGGFGLEAVPSGLDRHRDLWALGDEAFLGENWLRWLRTWF, encoded by the coding sequence ATGGAGCCCGTCATGGTGGACGCCCACCTGGACCTGGCCTATAACGCCCGGGCCCTGGGCCGGGACCTTTCCCTTCCCTTGGACCGTCTGCGGGAAGGGGACCCCCATCCCGATACCCCCCTGGTTAGCCTCCCCAGCCTTCGGGAGGCCAGGGTGGCCGTGGCCTTCGCCACCTTGTTCGTGGACCCCCGGGAGGGGGGGCAGGCCGACTGGCAGGACGAGGTGTACGCCCAGCTGGCCCTGTACGAAACCTGGGAGGCCCAGGGCTGGGTGCGGATACTGCGGGAGGGTAAGGACCTCGAGGCGCACCTGGCCCGCTATCCCCAGGACCTTGTCCCAGGGCTGGTGCTCCTCCTGGAGGGGGCCCACGCCCTCGCCTCCCCCAAGGAGCTGGCCCCGTTGCGCCAAAAGGGCCTTAGGCTCCTTTCCCTCACCTGGACCACCCGGAACGCCTACGCCGGGGGCAACGCCGAGGAAGCCCCCCTTACCGAGGCGGGAAAGACCCTGTTACGGGAGATGGAGGCCTTGGGGATGGCCCTGGACCTCTCCCACCTGGCGGAGGAGGCCGCCTTTCAGGCCCTGGAGGCCTTTTCCGGCCCGGTCTGCGCCACCCATGCCAACGCCCGGGCCCTGGTGCCCTCCCCCCGCCATCTCTCCGACCGGCTTATGGAGGCCCTGAGGGAGCGGGATGGGGTGTTGGGCCTGGTGCCCTTCAACGCCTTCTTGGATCTCAACTGGAGGCGGGGGGATCCCCGGCTTCCCCTCGAGGCCTTTTCCCGCCACAAGGCCCATGCCGAAGCCATCCTGGGCCCCCAGGGGGTAGGCCTGGGCACGGACTGGGATGGGGGGTTTGGCCTCGAGGCGGTTCCCTCGGGCCTGGACCGGCACCGGGACCTCTGGGCCTTGGGGGACGAGGCCTTCCTGGGGGAAAACTGGCTTCGCTGGCTACGCACCTGGTTCTAG
- the uvrC gene encoding excinuclease ABC subunit UvrC yields MGNVRLSQLPPLPEAPGVYLWKQGEEVLYVGKAKNLRARVRSYFHAVGKAARIAQEATALDFIATRDEVEALLLEANLIKAHRPPYNVLLKDDKHYPFLKLTQEPFPTLLVVRRVEEDGAKYYGPFPEAGALRRIKTLIDRIFPLRKNSGYPMKRRRYPCLNYSMGRCLAPCVGLADPKAYQEAVRQVEAVLEGKVDHLLKELEAKMREAAQRLEFERAAEIRDQREALKAFFSTAQQAVDPRMGDLDFLGLAQAGPLAVVQLYQVRSGRILGRISRVVEKEETSLEEILWAFLRDYYLQASPLPPLVLLPFPLEDLESLETLLRRRAGRKVELRVPKKGEKLRLLELAERNARLALETELKHREKRGDHPALKALQEILGLAQRPFRLEGYDISHLQGQARVFSLAVFEGGRPKRAEYRRMRLRAGNDDYAAMEEGVYRRFTGSLKDLPLPDLLLIDGGLGQVRAAARALERAGLNLPLVGLAKREEVLLTPEGREIRLPLTHPALQLLIHLRDETHQNGLRYHQKRRSQELFQVLKGIPGIGEARRRLLLERYGGLKALREAPLEELARLPGMNRKAAEALKAALEAPLKEA; encoded by the coding sequence ATGGGAAACGTGCGGCTTTCCCAGCTTCCTCCCCTGCCCGAGGCCCCCGGGGTCTACTTGTGGAAGCAAGGGGAAGAGGTCCTCTACGTGGGCAAGGCCAAGAACCTGAGGGCCCGGGTGCGGAGCTACTTCCACGCGGTAGGCAAGGCGGCCCGCATCGCCCAGGAGGCCACCGCCTTGGACTTCATCGCCACCCGGGACGAGGTGGAAGCCCTCCTCCTCGAGGCCAACCTCATCAAGGCCCACCGCCCGCCCTACAACGTCCTCCTCAAGGACGACAAGCACTACCCCTTCCTAAAGCTCACCCAAGAACCCTTTCCCACCCTTTTGGTGGTGCGGCGGGTGGAGGAGGACGGGGCCAAGTACTACGGCCCCTTTCCCGAGGCGGGCGCCTTAAGGCGCATCAAGACCCTCATCGACCGCATTTTCCCTTTGCGCAAAAACTCCGGCTACCCCATGAAAAGGCGGCGCTACCCCTGCCTGAACTACAGCATGGGCCGTTGCCTGGCCCCTTGCGTGGGCCTGGCCGACCCCAAGGCCTACCAGGAGGCGGTTCGCCAGGTGGAGGCGGTGCTGGAGGGGAAGGTGGACCACCTCCTGAAGGAGCTGGAAGCCAAGATGCGGGAGGCCGCCCAAAGGCTGGAGTTTGAGCGGGCGGCGGAGATCCGGGATCAAAGGGAGGCCCTAAAGGCCTTCTTCTCCACCGCTCAGCAGGCCGTTGACCCAAGGATGGGGGACCTGGACTTCCTGGGCCTGGCCCAGGCGGGGCCCTTGGCGGTGGTGCAGCTTTACCAGGTGCGCTCGGGGCGCATCCTGGGAAGGATCAGCCGGGTGGTGGAGAAGGAGGAGACGAGCCTCGAGGAAATCCTTTGGGCCTTCCTCAGGGACTACTACCTGCAGGCCTCGCCCCTGCCGCCCTTGGTCTTGCTTCCTTTCCCCCTGGAGGACCTGGAGAGCCTGGAAACCCTCCTCCGCCGCCGGGCCGGGCGGAAGGTGGAGCTGAGGGTGCCCAAGAAGGGGGAAAAGCTAAGGCTTCTGGAGCTGGCGGAAAGGAACGCCCGCCTGGCCCTGGAAACCGAGCTCAAGCACCGGGAGAAGCGGGGGGACCACCCGGCCCTAAAGGCCCTCCAGGAGATCCTGGGGCTTGCCCAAAGGCCTTTCCGCCTCGAGGGCTACGACATAAGCCACCTCCAGGGCCAGGCCCGGGTCTTCTCCCTGGCGGTCTTTGAGGGGGGAAGGCCCAAGCGGGCGGAGTACCGCAGGATGCGGCTAAGGGCGGGAAACGACGACTATGCCGCCATGGAGGAGGGGGTTTACCGGCGTTTCACGGGAAGCCTTAAAGACCTGCCCCTCCCTGACCTCCTCCTCATTGACGGCGGCCTGGGCCAGGTGCGGGCTGCGGCCAGGGCCTTGGAAAGGGCAGGGCTGAACCTTCCCCTGGTGGGCCTGGCCAAGCGGGAGGAGGTCCTCCTCACCCCCGAGGGCCGGGAGATCCGCCTGCCCCTGACCCATCCGGCCCTGCAGCTCCTCATCCACCTGCGGGACGAAACCCACCAAAACGGGCTTCGCTACCACCAGAAGCGGAGAAGCCAGGAGCTATTCCAGGTGCTAAAGGGCATCCCGGGAATCGGCGAGGCGAGAAGGCGCCTGCTCCTTGAGCGCTATGGGGGGCTTAAGGCCTTGAGGGAAGCCCCTTTGGAGGAGCTCGCCCGCCTGCCCGGCATGAACCGCAAGGCCGCCGAAGCCCTCAAGGCAGCCTTGGAGGCTCCCCTTAAGGAAGCTTAA
- a CDS encoding RCC1 domain-containing protein translates to MGWHRWCGLGFWLLGMALSQGMLAAGSGHSLFLKQGFVKLGALWGWGWNYHGQLGDGTFLNRNRPVLLLQGVVAVAAGEAHTLALDPEGRVLAFGRNEEGQLGLGSWASQGRPVRVEGLPRILGVAGGHQHSLFLAEGGAVYASGANTEGQLGDGTFEGRRSPVRVLGLPPVMAVAAGYFHSLAITREGRLYTWGANLSGQLGDGTVESRSKPLPVEGLFRVVQAVGGGNFSAALLADGSVYLFGLDSATPRRLEGLPPVVALAAGREHLLCLTKEGEVWALGANEAGQLGDGSQEGRLEARPVEGLRGVVALAAGDAHSLALTREGVLYAWGRNEYGQLGDGTRENRLRPVVVKLP, encoded by the coding sequence ATGGGATGGCACCGGTGGTGTGGGTTGGGGTTTTGGCTCTTGGGGATGGCCCTTTCCCAGGGTATGCTGGCGGCGGGTTCTGGGCACAGCCTCTTCCTTAAGCAAGGCTTCGTCAAGCTGGGTGCCCTATGGGGATGGGGTTGGAACTACCATGGCCAGCTGGGGGACGGAACCTTCCTAAACCGCAACCGCCCGGTACTTTTGCTCCAGGGTGTGGTGGCCGTGGCGGCGGGCGAGGCCCATACCCTGGCCTTGGACCCGGAGGGAAGGGTGCTGGCCTTTGGCCGCAACGAGGAGGGCCAGCTGGGCCTGGGTTCCTGGGCCAGCCAGGGCCGGCCAGTGCGGGTGGAGGGGTTGCCCAGGATCCTGGGCGTGGCGGGAGGGCACCAGCACAGCCTTTTCCTGGCGGAGGGTGGGGCGGTGTACGCCTCGGGGGCTAACACCGAGGGCCAGCTGGGGGATGGCACCTTTGAGGGACGGAGGTCGCCCGTACGGGTTCTAGGGCTTCCGCCGGTGATGGCGGTGGCGGCGGGGTACTTCCACTCCCTGGCCATCACCCGTGAGGGGCGGCTTTACACCTGGGGGGCCAACCTTTCGGGCCAGCTGGGGGACGGTACGGTGGAGTCTCGTTCCAAGCCCTTGCCGGTGGAGGGTCTGTTCCGGGTGGTCCAGGCCGTGGGCGGGGGTAACTTCAGCGCGGCCCTTTTGGCGGATGGCTCCGTGTACCTTTTCGGCTTGGATTCCGCCACGCCGAGGCGGCTTGAAGGCCTGCCGCCAGTGGTGGCCTTGGCGGCGGGCCGGGAGCATCTCCTTTGCCTGACCAAGGAGGGGGAGGTGTGGGCCTTGGGGGCCAACGAGGCCGGCCAGTTGGGGGATGGAAGCCAGGAAGGGCGCCTCGAGGCCCGCCCGGTGGAAGGCCTAAGGGGGGTTGTGGCCCTCGCCGCCGGGGATGCCCATAGCCTGGCCCTAACCCGGGAAGGTGTCCTTTACGCCTGGGGCAGAAACGAGTACGGGCAACTGGGGGACGGGACCCGGGAAAACCGCCTCAGGCCGGTGGTGGTTAAGCTTCCTTAA
- a CDS encoding arginine--tRNA ligase, producing MVRRALEEAIHWALKEMGLDLRLKVAKAPQDKPGDYGVPLFALAKELRKPPQAIAEELKARLDLPPFVEEAIPVGGYLNFRIRTRDLLKEALRPKGPFPKREGLVLIEHTSVNPNKELHVGHLRNIALGDSLARILDYAGREVLVLNYIDDTGRQAAETLFALRHYGLTWDGKEKYDHFAGRAYVRLHQDPEYPNLQGGIEKILHALERGELREDVNRILLAQMATMKALNAHYHLLVWESDIVRAGLLEKALTILEQSPHVFRPEEGKYAGALVMDASPFIPGLEDPYFVLVRSGGAATYYAKDIAFQFWKMGLLEGLRFQPYENPYYPQLRTSAPEGEAYTPRARETVNVIDVRQSHPQALVRAALALAGYPELAEGAFHLAYETVLLEGKQMSGRKGLAVSVDEVLEEAQRRALRVIEEKNPQHPAKEEAAKMVALGAIRFAMVKTEPKKQIDFRYAEALSFEGDTGPYVQYAHARAHSILRKAGEWGEADLAQATSYERELALALLDFEEAVLEAAEEKTPHVLAQYLLDLAASWNAYYNAKEDGRPATPVLTAPSGLKELRLGLVKSLQETLQTGLSLLGIPAPEVM from the coding sequence ATGGTGCGCCGCGCCCTGGAAGAAGCCATCCACTGGGCCCTCAAGGAGATGGGCCTGGACCTCCGCCTGAAGGTGGCCAAGGCCCCCCAGGATAAGCCTGGGGACTACGGGGTTCCCCTCTTCGCCCTGGCCAAGGAGCTACGAAAACCCCCTCAGGCCATCGCCGAGGAGCTCAAGGCCCGTCTGGACCTGCCCCCCTTCGTGGAGGAGGCCATCCCGGTGGGCGGGTACCTGAACTTCCGCATCCGCACGCGGGATCTGCTGAAGGAAGCCCTTAGGCCCAAGGGCCCCTTCCCCAAGAGGGAAGGCCTGGTGCTCATTGAGCACACCTCGGTGAACCCCAATAAGGAGCTCCACGTGGGCCACCTGCGCAACATCGCCTTAGGGGACAGCCTGGCCCGCATCCTGGACTATGCCGGGCGGGAGGTCCTGGTCCTTAACTACATTGACGACACAGGCCGCCAGGCAGCGGAAACCCTTTTCGCCCTAAGGCACTACGGCCTCACCTGGGACGGAAAGGAAAAGTACGACCACTTCGCCGGCAGGGCCTACGTGCGCCTCCACCAGGACCCCGAGTACCCCAACCTGCAAGGGGGCATAGAGAAAATCCTCCACGCCTTGGAGCGGGGGGAGCTTAGGGAAGACGTCAACCGCATCCTCCTGGCCCAGATGGCCACCATGAAGGCCCTAAACGCCCATTACCACCTTCTGGTGTGGGAGTCGGACATCGTCCGGGCGGGGCTTTTGGAAAAGGCCCTAACCATTTTGGAACAAAGCCCCCATGTGTTCCGCCCAGAGGAGGGCAAGTACGCAGGGGCCCTGGTCATGGACGCAAGCCCCTTCATCCCCGGGCTGGAAGACCCCTACTTCGTCCTGGTGCGCTCCGGTGGCGCCGCCACCTATTACGCCAAGGACATCGCCTTCCAGTTCTGGAAGATGGGCCTTCTGGAAGGGCTCCGCTTCCAGCCTTACGAGAACCCCTACTACCCCCAGCTTAGGACCAGCGCCCCCGAGGGGGAGGCCTACACCCCCAGGGCCCGGGAGACGGTAAACGTGATCGACGTGCGCCAAAGCCACCCCCAGGCCCTGGTGCGGGCCGCTTTGGCCCTGGCCGGCTACCCCGAGCTTGCGGAAGGCGCCTTCCACCTGGCCTATGAAACCGTGCTCCTAGAGGGCAAGCAGATGTCCGGGCGCAAGGGCCTGGCGGTGAGCGTGGACGAGGTCCTGGAGGAGGCCCAAAGGCGGGCCCTTAGGGTCATAGAGGAAAAGAACCCCCAGCACCCCGCCAAGGAGGAGGCCGCCAAGATGGTGGCCCTGGGGGCCATTCGCTTCGCCATGGTCAAGACCGAGCCCAAGAAGCAGATAGATTTCCGCTACGCCGAGGCCCTTTCCTTTGAAGGGGACACGGGGCCTTACGTGCAGTACGCCCACGCCCGGGCCCACAGCATTCTGCGCAAGGCCGGGGAGTGGGGGGAGGCGGACCTCGCCCAGGCCACCTCCTACGAGCGGGAACTGGCCTTAGCCCTCCTGGACTTTGAGGAGGCGGTGCTCGAGGCCGCCGAGGAGAAAACCCCCCATGTCTTGGCCCAGTACCTCCTGGACCTCGCAGCCAGCTGGAACGCCTACTACAACGCCAAGGAGGACGGGCGGCCCGCCACCCCGGTGCTGACGGCGCCTTCGGGCTTAAAGGAGCTTCGCCTTGGCCTGGTGAAAAGCCTGCAAGAAACCCTGCAGACCGGGCTTTCCCTCCTGGGCATCCCCGCCCCTGAGGTAATGTAA